One region of Natrinema salaciae genomic DNA includes:
- a CDS encoding TSUP family transporter, producing the protein MALFEVSLPLAVLFVGFGLTVGIRFGFFGMGGSFFVTPALLVLGHSAPTAVGTGLAFVFWTSLVATVTHRDLDHIEYRLGLLLILGTTLGIEIGRRALLALTTVGLADLVVSFLSVVLLAAVGLFVISDGRHPAIETDEPVGVQSSISARLERVRVPPTG; encoded by the coding sequence ATGGCCCTCTTCGAAGTGAGCCTCCCGCTGGCCGTCCTGTTCGTCGGGTTCGGTCTGACCGTCGGTATTCGCTTCGGCTTTTTCGGGATGGGCGGGAGCTTTTTCGTCACCCCGGCGCTGCTCGTTCTCGGCCACTCCGCGCCGACCGCCGTCGGGACCGGCCTCGCGTTCGTGTTCTGGACGTCGCTCGTCGCGACGGTGACCCATCGCGATCTCGATCACATCGAGTACCGACTCGGACTGCTGCTGATTCTCGGCACGACCCTCGGCATCGAAATCGGGAGGCGAGCACTGTTGGCGCTGACGACCGTCGGCCTCGCGGATCTCGTCGTCAGTTTCCTCTCCGTCGTCCTCCTCGCGGCGGTCGGGCTGTTCGTCATCTCCGACGGGCGACATCCCGCGATCGAGACCGACGAGCCCGTCGGCGTCCAGTCCTCGATCTCCGCTCGCCTCGAGCGAGTCCGCGTCCCGCCGACCGGATAG